One region of Streptomyces sp. CG4 genomic DNA includes:
- the iolE gene encoding myo-inosose-2 dehydratase has translation MTDLADSLGPDKVKLGVCCTLWWNDDFPTIDADISFGQAVSEMALAGFQGCSIGHKYPSDAAALKAALDLRGLQVSEPWTSTYFTIGKMRQKTIAAFEETLAHIKALGGTELVVAEFGASSHLLPVDVFANRPVFTDAQWDALTSGLDELGKIAGSAGMKLSYHHHMGTGVMTRADVDRLMASTDPALVHLLLDTAHIAFAGDDPLDLARTYADRIGHVHLKSIRPEVVSRVREEGLSFQEGVELGVFTVPGDGAIDFRPILEVLADADYQGWLVVEAEQDPNKANPLEYAKKARAYLADVLGW, from the coding sequence ATGACCGACTTGGCGGACAGCCTCGGCCCGGACAAGGTGAAGCTCGGCGTCTGCTGCACCCTGTGGTGGAACGACGACTTCCCCACCATCGACGCCGACATCTCCTTCGGCCAGGCCGTGAGCGAGATGGCGCTCGCCGGCTTCCAGGGCTGCAGCATCGGGCACAAGTACCCCTCGGACGCCGCCGCGCTCAAGGCCGCCCTCGACCTCCGCGGCCTACAGGTGTCCGAGCCCTGGACGAGCACGTACTTCACGATCGGCAAGATGCGGCAGAAGACCATCGCCGCCTTCGAGGAGACGCTGGCCCATATCAAGGCGCTGGGCGGCACCGAGCTGGTCGTCGCCGAGTTCGGAGCTTCCTCGCACCTGCTCCCCGTCGACGTGTTCGCCAACCGCCCGGTCTTCACCGACGCCCAGTGGGACGCCCTGACGTCAGGCCTGGACGAGCTCGGCAAGATCGCGGGCTCGGCCGGGATGAAGCTCAGCTATCACCACCACATGGGTACCGGCGTCATGACCCGCGCCGACGTCGACCGGCTGATGGCCTCGACCGATCCGGCCCTGGTCCATCTCCTGCTCGACACCGCCCACATCGCCTTCGCCGGCGACGATCCACTGGACCTGGCCCGGACCTACGCCGACCGCATCGGCCACGTCCATCTGAAGAGCATCCGGCCCGAGGTCGTGAGCCGGGTGCGCGAAGAAGGCCTGTCGTTCCAGGAGGGCGTCGAGCTCGGCGTCTTCACCGTGCCCGGGGACGGCGCGATCGACTTCCGGCCGATCCTGGAGGTGCTGGCCGACGCCGACTACCAGGGGTGGCTGGTCGTGGAGGCCGAGCAGGACCCGAACAAGGCCAACCCGCTCGAATACGCCAAGAAAGCCCGCGCCTACCTGGCCGACGTACTGGGCTGGTAG
- a CDS encoding ferritin-like protein, whose protein sequence is MTASTINNRDDLISYLHVAMALEHATIPPYLTAYYSIHSTTNSDAAHIIRVVAVEEMLHLTLVANVLNAIGGKPDLTRPGFVPSYPAYLPDGENDFTVDLRPLSPEAVETFCKIERPGQAPSADARLLRTADSGSPVLAFSPTAEGMRFYSIGEFYAEILEGLEKVAADDPKLFSGDPALQVGPEYFYSGGGAVIVVSDLDSACRALRFIAAQGEGLDSGIYDADGELAHYYRFRQLQLGRYYQVGDDPDAPSGPPLSVAWDDVYQVKVSARLADYPAGSELAGVVRDFNAAYGAFLALLTRAFNGQPGLLQDAVCDMFRLRDGFNRLVRNPLPGSDGLHAAPTFEIPAVFGPDPETAPAAGQSAQGVTR, encoded by the coding sequence GTGACCGCGTCGACCATCAACAACCGTGACGACCTGATCAGCTACCTCCACGTGGCGATGGCGCTAGAGCACGCGACCATCCCCCCGTACCTGACCGCGTACTACTCCATACACTCCACCACCAACTCCGACGCCGCCCACATCATCCGGGTGGTCGCGGTGGAGGAGATGCTGCACCTGACCCTCGTCGCCAACGTCCTGAACGCCATCGGCGGGAAGCCCGACCTGACCCGCCCCGGCTTCGTGCCGTCCTACCCGGCCTACCTGCCCGACGGAGAGAACGACTTCACCGTCGACCTGCGGCCCTTGTCGCCCGAGGCGGTCGAGACGTTCTGCAAGATCGAGCGGCCGGGCCAGGCCCCCAGTGCCGACGCACGCCTGCTGCGCACCGCGGACAGCGGGAGTCCGGTACTGGCCTTCAGCCCGACGGCCGAGGGGATGCGCTTTTACAGCATCGGCGAGTTCTACGCAGAGATCCTCGAAGGGCTGGAGAAGGTGGCGGCCGACGACCCCAAGCTCTTCTCCGGAGACCCGGCCCTGCAGGTGGGGCCCGAGTACTTCTACTCCGGCGGCGGGGCGGTGATCGTCGTCTCCGACCTGGACTCGGCCTGCCGGGCGCTGCGCTTCATCGCAGCTCAGGGCGAGGGCCTCGATTCCGGCATCTACGACGCGGACGGGGAGCTGGCCCACTACTACCGGTTCCGGCAGCTGCAGCTCGGCCGCTATTACCAGGTGGGCGACGACCCCGACGCACCCTCGGGGCCGCCGCTCAGTGTCGCGTGGGACGATGTGTACCAGGTGAAGGTGAGTGCCCGGCTGGCCGACTACCCGGCGGGTTCGGAACTCGCCGGTGTCGTCCGCGACTTCAACGCCGCCTACGGAGCCTTCCTCGCCCTGCTCACCAGAGCGTTCAACGGGCAGCCGGGCCTCTTGCAGGACGCCGTCTGCGACATGTTCCGGCTGCGCGACGGGTTCAACCGGCTGGTACGCAACCCCCTGCCGGGCAGCGACGGCCTGCACGCCGCTCCTACCTTCGAGATCCCGGCCGTGTTCGGGCCCGATCCGGAGACCGCACCGGCCGCCGGCCAGAGTGCACAGGGGGTGACGCGGTGA
- a CDS encoding GMC family oxidoreductase — MYAKFPEGAAKRTDPAAAAEVLYDAVIVGGGIAGALIASRLSDAGKRVLILEAGPAEDLTLRGYESYLDRFYSATSKDNQSPYPVAAGAPMPRGTDARRIFPGAPDASAYIVQSGPFATDTTYTRVLGGTTMHWEAKTLRMLPEDFRMRTLYGEGADWPLTYEDLAPYYNEAEREIGVSADVEDQAYLGITFDEDYVFPMKGLPLSYLDRMVAKDLDGMPVEVDGERRELRVRPFPQGRNGIPNPAFDGGKGYVPRGAVSTYQVEVGGRCQGNNNCVPICPVQAKYHAGKTLAVALQSGRVDLVAQAVAYKVHIDEQTRRVTEIEYRRYDRPDSPGFTTMRARGRLFILAANAVENPRLMLASGLRSSSGLMGRNFMDHAYLLAWGLLPEVAGTFRGTNCTGGITDLRGGRFRRSQAAFSVDIHNDGWGWARGAPMTDLIDLVDAGGRYGESLRQALVDRVSRQLQLAFMVEVPANPSNRITVDPAYTDHLGNMRPILTYDIPDYTMRGVAYARQLSRRIFARLGAEDHTEYDPNFWGYAVHAGEGYEIRGGNHLAGTHTMGHDPSTSVVNPDQRSWDHENLYLIGGGSMPTVGTSNVTLTIAALCLRSSRAMLAQLDSETAPIDITSADAGRRRPQEVAR; from the coding sequence ATGTACGCGAAGTTCCCCGAGGGGGCGGCGAAGCGCACCGATCCCGCGGCGGCGGCCGAGGTGCTCTACGACGCCGTCATAGTCGGCGGCGGGATCGCCGGCGCCCTCATCGCCTCGCGCCTGAGCGACGCCGGCAAGAGGGTACTGATACTCGAAGCGGGCCCGGCCGAGGACCTCACCCTGAGGGGCTACGAGAGCTACCTCGACCGCTTCTACTCGGCCACCAGCAAGGACAACCAGTCCCCCTACCCGGTCGCCGCAGGCGCCCCGATGCCCCGCGGCACCGATGCACGGCGCATCTTCCCGGGCGCGCCCGACGCCTCGGCCTACATCGTCCAGAGCGGGCCCTTCGCCACCGACACCACCTATACCCGGGTCCTCGGCGGCACCACCATGCACTGGGAGGCCAAGACGCTGCGGATGCTCCCCGAGGACTTCCGGATGCGTACGCTCTACGGCGAGGGGGCCGACTGGCCGCTCACCTACGAGGACCTCGCCCCGTACTACAACGAGGCCGAACGCGAGATCGGCGTCTCCGCCGACGTGGAGGACCAGGCTTACCTCGGGATCACCTTCGACGAGGACTACGTGTTCCCGATGAAGGGGCTGCCCCTGTCGTACCTGGACCGGATGGTCGCCAAGGACCTCGACGGGATGCCGGTCGAGGTCGACGGGGAGCGGCGCGAGCTGCGGGTCCGGCCGTTCCCGCAGGGGCGGAACGGGATACCGAACCCGGCCTTCGACGGTGGGAAGGGCTACGTGCCGCGCGGGGCGGTGAGCACGTACCAGGTCGAGGTCGGCGGGCGGTGTCAGGGCAACAACAACTGCGTGCCCATCTGCCCGGTGCAGGCCAAATATCACGCCGGCAAGACCCTCGCGGTGGCCCTCCAGAGCGGCCGGGTCGACCTGGTGGCCCAGGCGGTGGCCTACAAGGTGCACATCGACGAGCAGACCCGCCGGGTGACCGAGATCGAGTACCGCCGCTACGACCGGCCCGACAGCCCCGGCTTCACCACCATGAGAGCCCGGGGCCGACTGTTCATCCTGGCCGCCAACGCGGTGGAGAACCCCCGGCTGATGCTGGCCTCCGGCCTGCGCAGTTCAAGCGGTCTGATGGGGCGGAACTTCATGGACCACGCCTACCTGCTGGCGTGGGGCCTGCTACCCGAGGTGGCCGGCACCTTCCGGGGCACGAACTGCACGGGCGGCATCACCGACCTGCGCGGGGGCCGTTTCCGACGCAGCCAGGCGGCATTCAGCGTCGACATCCACAACGACGGCTGGGGCTGGGCCCGGGGCGCGCCGATGACCGACCTGATCGACCTGGTGGACGCCGGTGGCCGCTACGGCGAGTCCCTCCGCCAGGCCCTGGTGGACCGGGTGTCCCGCCAGCTGCAGTTGGCGTTCATGGTCGAGGTCCCCGCCAACCCGAGCAACCGGATCACCGTGGACCCGGCCTACACCGACCACCTGGGGAACATGCGACCCATCCTGACCTACGACATCCCCGACTACACCATGCGGGGGGTGGCGTACGCCCGGCAGCTGTCGCGACGGATCTTCGCCCGCCTCGGAGCCGAGGACCACACCGAGTACGACCCGAACTTCTGGGGCTACGCCGTCCACGCCGGCGAGGGGTACGAGATCCGCGGGGGCAACCACCTCGCAGGCACCCACACGATGGGCCACGACCCGTCGACCTCGGTGGTCAACCCGGATCAGCGGAGCTGGGATCACGAGAACCTCTACCTGATCGGCGGGGGAAGCATGCCCACCGTGGGCACGTCCAACGTGACGCTCACCATCGCCGCCCTGTGCCTGCGCAGCAGCCGCGCCATGCTGGCCCAGCTCGACTCCGAGACCGCACCGATCGACATCACCTCGGCCGACGCCGGCCGGCGCCGGCCCCAGGAGGTGGCCCGGTGA
- a CDS encoding glycoside hydrolase family 15 protein, protein MSESTTPARTNRPADMSRARANVQISSAPGAVDLPSLVPIMYTFMFRNIASDGFAFSDPQSPGDISRNSKPGCIIAAPSFPADTPGIDEDYVFNWVRDGAITAMEVAKADMPTRPGGTVQALNDYVQFADLCHSNAQPPLTKGHACFNIAGDARPWTEQNDGPALQTITILAAYDQLDVGTQKRAVDLVNSNVAYLLGVYQGPTTNLWEEHSGYSFFARSAQLRCFEEIQASTVVGIDKPTGLRPAIKWLRQALAGHWDGSKYVSMLADPGDGSQPSPQNPVVSGYDPNIDIVQSAVYGAVPVTDTKLLATAAQLRSQWEEGGIAFYPINKADKEAFGIGPLFGRYPGDVYDGDTAHPVLGGHPWALSTCNVAELHYKLAAEIKSSGKVPMDDLSAPFFAQSGIDASTAPAAAAAALAATGDAMVQAVVYHSDNLELSEQFDGTSGFERSVHNLTWSYAAYLSAMRARAEAV, encoded by the coding sequence ATGTCCGAATCCACCACGCCTGCCCGCACGAACCGGCCGGCGGACATGTCCCGAGCGCGGGCGAACGTCCAGATCTCCTCTGCTCCGGGAGCGGTAGATCTGCCGTCGCTCGTGCCGATCATGTATACCTTCATGTTCCGGAATATCGCCAGTGACGGCTTCGCCTTCAGTGATCCGCAGTCGCCGGGCGACATTTCCCGGAACTCGAAGCCGGGCTGCATCATCGCCGCCCCGTCGTTCCCGGCCGACACCCCCGGCATCGACGAGGACTACGTCTTCAACTGGGTGCGCGACGGGGCCATCACGGCCATGGAGGTGGCCAAGGCCGACATGCCCACCCGCCCGGGCGGGACGGTGCAGGCGCTCAACGACTACGTGCAGTTCGCCGACCTCTGCCACTCCAACGCCCAGCCGCCGTTGACCAAGGGCCACGCCTGCTTCAACATCGCCGGCGACGCCCGCCCGTGGACCGAGCAGAACGACGGCCCGGCCTTGCAGACGATCACCATCCTGGCCGCCTACGACCAGCTCGATGTCGGCACCCAGAAGCGTGCGGTCGACCTGGTGAACTCGAACGTGGCCTACCTCCTCGGTGTCTACCAGGGCCCCACCACGAACCTGTGGGAGGAGCACAGCGGGTACAGCTTCTTCGCCCGCTCCGCCCAGCTGCGCTGCTTCGAGGAGATCCAGGCCTCGACCGTCGTCGGCATCGACAAGCCGACCGGGCTGCGGCCCGCCATCAAGTGGCTGCGCCAGGCCCTCGCAGGCCACTGGGACGGGAGCAAGTACGTGAGCATGCTGGCCGACCCCGGTGACGGGTCCCAGCCCTCGCCGCAGAATCCGGTCGTCAGCGGTTACGACCCGAACATCGACATCGTCCAGTCGGCCGTCTACGGCGCCGTTCCCGTCACCGACACCAAGCTGCTGGCCACAGCGGCCCAACTGCGCTCGCAGTGGGAGGAGGGCGGCATCGCCTTCTACCCGATCAACAAGGCAGACAAGGAAGCGTTCGGTATCGGGCCGCTGTTCGGCCGCTACCCGGGCGACGTCTACGACGGTGACACCGCGCACCCGGTGCTCGGCGGCCACCCCTGGGCCCTCTCCACCTGCAACGTCGCCGAGCTGCACTACAAGCTGGCCGCCGAGATCAAGTCGAGCGGCAAGGTGCCCATGGACGACCTGTCCGCACCCTTCTTCGCCCAGTCCGGCATCGACGCGTCGACGGCCCCGGCGGCAGCTGCCGCCGCTCTGGCGGCGACCGGCGACGCCATGGTGCAGGCCGTCGTCTACCACAGTGACAACCTGGAGCTCTCCGAGCAGTTCGACGGCACCTCCGGCTTCGAGCGCAGCGTGCACAACCTGACATGGAGCTATGCCGCGTACCTGTCCGCCATGCGGGCCCGGGCCGAGGCCGTCTGA
- a CDS encoding Imm51 family immunity protein, whose translation MTIQLHDFDGEHSLTLDVGGLAADAAVADAGHEPNGYFWEGLVRFAWPDIAKRLDFDSEAGMFCAVGTPSDLARLKTAVESVITSTDAVRDIIAQAETSGFEFDD comes from the coding sequence GTGACCATCCAGCTTCATGACTTCGACGGCGAACACTCGCTGACGTTGGACGTCGGTGGCCTGGCTGCTGACGCGGCAGTAGCCGATGCAGGTCACGAGCCGAACGGGTACTTCTGGGAAGGTCTCGTGCGGTTTGCCTGGCCGGACATTGCCAAGCGCCTCGACTTCGACAGCGAGGCCGGCATGTTCTGCGCGGTCGGGACTCCGAGTGACCTCGCGCGACTCAAGACGGCCGTTGAGTCAGTCATCACGAGCACCGACGCGGTCCGCGACATCATCGCCCAGGCGGAGACTTCGGGCTTCGAGTTCGACGACTAG
- a CDS encoding IS630 family transposase produces the protein MAEPVRVRRLTDQEGQKLQQIVRRGSTSSVRFRRAMMLLASAGGNRVPVIAQLVQADEDTVRDVIHRFNEVGLAALDPRWAGGRPRLLSPDDEDFVVQTATIRPTKLGQPFTRWSIRKLAAYLRKVHGRVIRISREALRCLLARRGITFQRTKTWKESPDPDRDTKLDRLEEVLDRFPDRVFAFDEFGPLGIRPTMGSGWARAGHPERHPATYHRTHGVRYFHGCYSVGDDTLWGVNRRRKGAANTLAALRSIRAARPDGAPIYVILDNLSAHKGETIRRWAKKNRVELCFTPTYASWANPIEAHFGPLRQFTIANSNHRNHTVQTRALHVYLRWRNTNTRHPDVLAAQRRERARIRSEKGIRWGGRPLATAA, from the coding sequence GTGGCAGAGCCTGTCCGTGTGCGCAGGTTGACCGACCAGGAGGGGCAGAAGCTGCAGCAGATCGTGCGCCGGGGCAGCACCAGTTCGGTGCGGTTCCGTCGGGCGATGATGCTGCTGGCCTCGGCCGGCGGGAACCGGGTCCCGGTGATCGCTCAGCTGGTACAGGCTGATGAGGACACCGTTCGCGACGTGATCCACCGGTTCAACGAGGTCGGCCTGGCCGCTCTGGACCCTCGGTGGGCGGGAGGCCGTCCCCGCCTGCTCAGTCCTGACGACGAGGACTTCGTCGTCCAGACGGCCACCATCCGCCCGACCAAACTCGGCCAGCCCTTCACCCGCTGGTCCATCCGCAAACTCGCTGCCTACCTGCGCAAAGTCCACGGCCGCGTGATCCGGATCAGCCGCGAGGCGTTACGGTGCCTGCTCGCCCGCCGCGGCATCACCTTCCAGCGCACCAAGACATGGAAGGAATCACCCGACCCCGACCGCGACACCAAGCTCGACCGCCTCGAAGAGGTCCTGGACCGTTTCCCCGACCGGGTCTTCGCGTTCGACGAGTTCGGGCCGCTCGGCATCCGCCCCACCATGGGCTCCGGCTGGGCCCGGGCCGGTCACCCCGAGCGGCACCCCGCGACCTACCACCGCACCCACGGCGTGCGGTACTTCCACGGTTGCTACTCGGTCGGCGACGACACCCTCTGGGGCGTCAACCGACGCAGGAAGGGCGCCGCGAACACGCTGGCCGCGCTCCGCTCGATCCGCGCGGCCCGCCCGGACGGCGCCCCGATCTACGTCATCCTGGACAACCTGTCCGCCCACAAGGGCGAAACCATCCGACGCTGGGCCAAGAAGAACCGCGTCGAGCTGTGCTTCACCCCTACCTACGCGTCCTGGGCCAACCCCATCGAGGCCCACTTCGGGCCCCTTCGGCAGTTCACGATCGCTAACTCGAACCACCGCAACCACACCGTCCAGACCCGCGCCCTGCACGTCTACCTGCGCTGGCGTAACACCAACACACGCCACCCGGACGTGCTGGCCGCCCAACGACGTGAACGCGCCCGAATCCGCAGCGAGAAAGGAATCCGCTGGGGCGGACGCCCACTTGCCACAGCAGCCTGA
- a CDS encoding chitinase — MRRISRYMLGIAATVGTAVTPLLAPPASAASTAPTAPTASTASTASTASTAANPGPGFPARYSAPYVETWNSPSALTSVRNAAGQKYFTLAFVIAGNGCDATFNGDTSITDASWISAINSLRAAGGDVIVSFGGASGTELGAACTSVSSLKAQYKRVVDSLKLTRIDLDIEGSTLDNTAANDRRDKALAQLQSEYAAAGHHLDVQYTLPVNPTGLEQNSVNLLNNAKSNGLNVNLVNIMTMDYGPAMDMGKAATGAATALHTQLGRIWTGKSSAQLWAMEGNTPMIGVNDTKAEVFTTASASTLANFAASKGIQELSFWSLGRDKACATNGQLSDSCSGTSQSAYQFTRTLR, encoded by the coding sequence ATGCGTCGAATCAGCCGGTACATGCTGGGAATTGCCGCCACGGTCGGCACCGCGGTAACCCCTCTCCTCGCCCCTCCGGCATCCGCCGCTTCCACGGCTCCTACGGCTCCTACGGCTTCTACGGCTTCTACGGCTTCTACGGCCTCTACGGCAGCCAATCCCGGTCCCGGCTTCCCCGCCCGCTACTCCGCGCCCTACGTGGAGACATGGAACTCCCCCTCCGCTCTCACCAGCGTGCGCAACGCCGCAGGGCAGAAGTACTTCACCCTGGCCTTCGTCATCGCCGGGAACGGCTGCGACGCGACGTTCAACGGTGACACGTCCATCACCGATGCCTCGTGGATCTCCGCCATCAACTCGCTCCGCGCGGCGGGCGGGGACGTCATCGTCTCCTTCGGCGGCGCCTCCGGAACAGAGCTGGGTGCCGCCTGTACGTCCGTCTCATCGCTCAAGGCCCAGTACAAGCGGGTGGTGGACAGTCTCAAGCTCACCCGCATCGACCTCGACATCGAAGGCTCGACGCTCGACAACACCGCGGCCAACGACCGGCGCGACAAGGCCTTGGCACAGTTGCAGAGCGAGTACGCGGCGGCAGGACATCATCTGGACGTCCAGTACACCCTCCCGGTCAACCCGACCGGCCTGGAACAGAACTCGGTCAATCTGCTCAACAACGCGAAGAGCAACGGGCTGAACGTCAACCTCGTCAACATCATGACGATGGACTACGGGCCGGCGATGGACATGGGCAAGGCCGCGACCGGCGCGGCAACAGCCCTGCACACCCAGCTCGGCCGGATCTGGACGGGAAAGAGCTCCGCGCAGCTGTGGGCCATGGAGGGGAACACTCCGATGATCGGGGTCAACGACACCAAGGCCGAGGTGTTCACCACCGCCAGCGCGAGCACGCTGGCGAACTTCGCCGCGTCCAAGGGTATTCAGGAGCTGTCCTTCTGGTCCCTGGGGCGTGACAAGGCCTGTGCGACCAACGGTCAGCTCTCCGACTCCTGCAGCGGCACCTCGCAGAGCGCATACCAGTTCACCCGGACGCTGCGATGA
- a CDS encoding DUF885 domain-containing protein codes for MPETPSTPRRIADDYVAQVAALDPMTSTRLGLRPEDDRQPDLSPEGFEALAELARGTLSVLDVIERDAEKDGAVWEGAERNCARLLRERLTARLALHEAGDHFRELRNVSSPLHQVRDIFTLMPTDTDENWAAVAGRLRHLPGALNGYRATLGEGIARGLLCAPRQARAVIGQLSAWTGQDGGGASWFATLVADAPDRLRPELDAAGDRATAAVAEFADWLRGTYLPAVQGTPDAVGRERYLRSARWANGISPDPAEAYAWAWEEFHRTAAEMQAEAERILPGATVRETMDHLNQHGHAITGEENIRAWLQDIIDEAIDALDGTHFDISGPLRRVETRIAPPGSSGAPYYIGPSLDFSRPGRTYLPTLGQQTFPTWEIVSTWYHEGVPGHHLQTARWTAAAGHLSHYQITLGAVSANKEGWALYAERLMDELGFLTDPARRLGYLDKQMLRIIRVIIDIGMHLELVIPVGSGFHPGERWTPDLATAFMAAHHGSDTARRTSEIDRYLGWPGQAIGYKLGERAWLQGREASRRRLGTDFDLRTWHMNALTQGSLGLADLTDNLASL; via the coding sequence ATGCCCGAGACGCCCAGCACCCCGCGCCGGATCGCCGACGACTATGTCGCGCAGGTCGCCGCCCTCGACCCCATGACCTCGACCCGGCTCGGCCTGCGCCCCGAGGACGACCGGCAGCCCGACCTGTCACCGGAGGGCTTCGAGGCGCTCGCCGAACTGGCCCGCGGCACGCTGTCCGTGCTCGACGTCATCGAGCGCGACGCCGAGAAGGACGGTGCGGTGTGGGAAGGCGCCGAGCGCAACTGCGCCCGGCTGCTACGGGAGCGGCTGACCGCGCGCCTCGCCCTGCACGAGGCGGGTGACCACTTCCGCGAGCTGCGCAACGTCAGCTCGCCCCTGCACCAGGTGCGCGACATCTTCACCCTGATGCCCACCGACACCGACGAGAACTGGGCGGCCGTCGCCGGGCGGCTGCGCCATCTGCCCGGCGCGCTGAACGGCTACCGGGCGACCCTGGGCGAGGGCATCGCTCGCGGGCTGCTGTGCGCGCCCCGGCAGGCCAGGGCCGTCATCGGTCAACTCTCCGCCTGGACCGGCCAGGACGGCGGCGGCGCCAGCTGGTTCGCCACGCTCGTGGCCGACGCTCCGGATCGGCTCAGGCCCGAGCTGGACGCCGCCGGGGATCGGGCGACGGCCGCGGTGGCGGAGTTCGCCGACTGGCTGCGCGGCACCTACCTGCCCGCCGTGCAGGGCACCCCGGACGCCGTAGGCCGCGAACGCTATCTACGCTCGGCCCGCTGGGCCAACGGCATCAGTCCGGACCCGGCCGAGGCCTACGCCTGGGCCTGGGAGGAGTTCCACCGGACGGCCGCCGAGATGCAGGCCGAGGCCGAGCGGATCCTCCCGGGCGCCACCGTCCGCGAGACCATGGATCACCTGAACCAGCACGGACATGCCATCACCGGTGAGGAGAACATCCGAGCCTGGCTCCAGGACATCATCGACGAGGCGATCGACGCCCTCGACGGCACGCACTTCGACATCTCCGGCCCGCTGCGCCGGGTCGAGACGAGGATCGCACCCCCGGGCAGCTCGGGCGCGCCCTACTACATCGGTCCCAGCCTCGACTTCAGCCGCCCCGGGCGCACGTACCTGCCGACGCTGGGTCAACAGACCTTCCCCACCTGGGAGATCGTCAGCACCTGGTACCACGAGGGTGTCCCCGGCCACCACCTGCAGACCGCTCGATGGACCGCCGCCGCAGGCCACCTCAGCCACTACCAGATCACCCTGGGCGCGGTCAGCGCCAACAAGGAAGGCTGGGCGCTGTACGCAGAGCGTCTGATGGACGAACTGGGCTTCCTCACCGACCCCGCCCGCCGCCTGGGCTATCTGGACAAGCAGATGCTCCGGATCATCCGCGTGATCATCGACATCGGCATGCACCTGGAACTCGTCATTCCGGTCGGCTCCGGCTTCCACCCCGGCGAACGCTGGACCCCGGACCTCGCCACCGCGTTCATGGCGGCCCACCACGGCAGCGACACCGCCCGCCGTACCAGCGAGATCGACCGCTACCTCGGCTGGCCCGGCCAGGCCATCGGCTACAAGCTCGGCGAACGCGCCTGGCTGCAGGGCCGCGAGGCATCCCGCCGCCGCCTGGGCACCGACTTCGACCTGCGCACCTGGCACATGAACGCCCTCACCCAGGGCTCCCTCGGCCTGGCCGACCTGACCGACAACCTCGCATCGCTGTGA